The Canis aureus isolate CA01 chromosome X, VMU_Caureus_v.1.0, whole genome shotgun sequence region ATgcaatacaaaagaatattaaatcAGCCAAAAATTCACTTTAGCAAGTAAAATTAACTATCTTTTCCCTATTAGAGTATCTAGTATTTCATTTGGGGGTGTGGCTTTTCTTTCCATGGATGCCGCTCAGAACTCCTTGCATGTTGTCAAAACCCCACTCTTTTTCTTCCCAGTTCTTCTTCCATTCAAATCACctcaattttcatttgttttgtcccCACCAAAATCTAGCCTTCTCTTAGAATTTGCAAACTATAGTCAAGAAAAcctaattaaaatacttttttaaaaaagatttatttatttatttatttatttatttatttatttatttgagacagagagagaggcagagacacaggcagagggagaagcaggctccatgcagggagcctgacgtggaactccatcctgggtccccaggatcgcgccctgggccaaatgcaggcactaaaccgctgagccacccaaggattccctaATTAAAGTggtattttagggcagccccagtggctcagcggtttagtgctgccttccgcccaaggcgtgatcctggggacccaggatggagttccacgtcaggctccctccatggagcctgcttctctctctacccaggtctctgcctctctctctctgtgtgtctctcatgagtaaataaataaaatcttaaaaaataaataaataaaataaaatgctgttttaaTGCAGTGGATCCTGACTGTACCAGTTCAAAGCAGAAAGTGTCAATACAGTGGCTTCTGTGTGTGTCATCTCAAGGGAGTTCACCCTTTTATCTTGAAACTCCCTGGAGACCATGTGTTTAGAATGACTATTTGTGCACtacattcttcttttttgagaTAGTAACAAAGACACTTTTGATTCTTGCCTTTTCGGGGCTGAATTGCGTCCACCaaaaattcatgttgaagccATAACCCCTTCCCCCCCTCCTCAGAATGTGACTCTAGTTGGAGATGAGGCCATAAAAGAGATGGTTAAATTAAAATTAGGCCATTAGGGTGGGCCATAACCCAGTCTGACTGGTTTGCTTATGATAAAAGACTAGGACCCACAAAAAGATACCAGAGATTCATGCACACAAAAGGACAACCAAATAAAGAGGGTGGCTATATGGGAGCCCAGGAGAGGAACCTCAGAGGAAACCAATCTTGCCAGCAACTTGGcattggacttctagcctccagatctatgagaaaataaattttgttttaaactgcCCAgtcgggaagcctgggtggctcagcagttgagcgcctgcctttggcccagggcatgatcctggagtaccggaatcgagtcccacatcgggctccctgcatggagcctgcttctccttctgcttatgtctctgcctctctctctctctctctgtgtctctcatgaataaataaataaaatcgttaaaaaataaatataaaaataaactgcccagtctgtgttattttgttatggcaTTCCTAACAGGTTAATACACTGCCCCAGGTAAAGGTTTCTTTCTGGATTATCTATGGTGCCAAAGTGATTGACCAGAGCTTGTTTTAATGGCCTCCTTTTCATCCCACTAGGTGAGGAAAGAACTTTCATACTGTGGTTCTATGGACTTCAAATACGCGCCACTGGACACTGTAGAGATGAGACAGACATCTGGTTTTGAATCATGGGTACTCACTTGGCTGGAGGAGAAAGGCATTGCGTGCTACACAGCACAAAATGGGGGCTACACCTAGGAACACAACGCATGAACGAGTCTTTGGAAGGCAGTATTTGGTGTCAAGAGTTTGAGGTGACCTTTAGTTCCCATGGCACCATGCAATCAGCTTCTTTGAATAATTCTGCAAGCTGATTGGGAACAAAAAACTGCTACTTAGGAATAAGCAAGGTATTAGGTGCCTTGTCCCCTTGATAAAGATGGTTGTTTGATAGTGGACCTTATCTGCAAGTGCACAGTATGGAGGGGAGCTTTCATTTAGTCAATTTGAGGCCCTGTCGGTTTCACTCAACGTCAAGGAGACTGTAATACTGAACCTTCATTTTAGACCTTCTGGCAGCACTGTGTAAAATTCCATTCaaagatatttcttttctctcaactCGGAGATGCATCATCTTAGGGTATGGCCTCTATCACCATTCCCGCGACCTTAGTCTAGCCCATCATGTAGCTTAATTTGAAATTACATCACACAGATTGACCCTACAATATCCTGAAACTTAAACTGCCTTGTTTCGGGGAATACACACGCTACTCTGCCCTGAGACacctcctttctgttttttggtgtgtgtgtgtgtgtgtgttttaactttCTTATAAGACAGAGAGGGTATCttagtattttccttttgatcATAGCTACTAGTTTCTAAAGTTCTATAGGAGAGGCTGGGTCTTTATCTTAGCATCCCCAGTCCTAGCATGGAGCCTTCCAGAAAGCAGATTACTCACTAGacatttggggaataaaagagTATGAGGTCTACGTTGTAATGATATAATATTTCCtgaattctttaataaataaaacacattgaAGTATAAATCccttaattttataaaacaaaagactGAAGAGTCAAGAGCATCAAAGCTGaccctgttttattatttttttatattccattgttGCAGTAAATGGGATTCTTTCACATATCCATGAAAATCCCTATTGTGATGTCATATTTTCCTTAGATGATTGGGAAAAAAGCCTCAGGTATCAGTAGAGGCGAGAAAAGCTGCTGGATGTGCCCCTATAACACATACTGGCTGTAGCAGTAGTGCCTGGCCGAACGCCTGGCTTggactctctcttcctcatctCGCAGAGCTTCTTCATATCTTGTTGAGAAAGCACTGGGAACTGTATCACTAACCTTGGCTAAAAATTCCAGGACTTGCATCTTGCTGGTTTCAGCTTGAGCTTTCGGACCCCACAGTAGCTCATAGCGTGGAGGATCACTGTTAGACACCTGGCGGTACTCTAGGTACTGCAGCCTCACCAAGTCTTTGGTGATGAGCTTCCTGGGCTCTCCGTAGATGAAGTGCTTCCTCCCGGCATATACTCGCATCATACCCAGGAACTTCCAGATGTCTTCCTCAGCAGCGCAGTTGCCCTTCATAAAGATCACACCCAGGACTGTCATGAGCAGGCCGGTCTTGGGTAACCCCCTGCCAGCACGCACTCTCCCATTGTTGGGTAGCTTCACTTTGCTGACCAGGTCGTAAGAGTGGCCGGTTGAATCAATTTCTTTCAAGTCGACTGCGAAGATAATCTCTATGTGCTCACAGGCTTGCTTAAGGATCTCAGAATAATGGTCTTTGTAATTTTGGCCAATAATATTCAGTATATCTTCCTTCATGATGGGTTGTTTCATTTTATATCTATACAGAAGAAACTGTTCCAACAAACTCACTTTCATAGTTAGAATATCAAGGCATTCGCTCTCACTAGAAGGTAAGGGCTCAGAGAAATAGAGATTTTCCTCATCTTGACTGTTCTCACCTTCATCAGATCTTGTACCAGAAATATCAGAAGTAATAATGGTGGTAGATGAGGCTCCGCAAGACTCCTGGAAAGTGCTAGTTGACTCAGGAGCTGATAAACTCTGGGTATTCCCCTCCAAAGCAGGAGAAGAGGAGATGGGGGACTCTTCCTGTGCTTCAGGGCTCTGAACTCCCTCGTTACTCTGGGAGTCACCATGAGACTGGTGGCGTTTCTCACGAGTGTGAGTGCGAGTGCGAGTGCGGTGCTTACTCTTCTGACCCCGAGGCATACTGAGTATGATCAGGGACAATGGTCAGAATGTGAGTAGGAGAGAAAGTGATGAGGAACATCGACAGGATGTCACCTTCAGCAGGGAAATAGCACCTTGGCTGGTGGTATGTGAAGGAGGCTACATTTGCAGTTTTCCTCAAGGGCACTTCGCTACAAATCCACAGGGCTCCCCTCCACCTAGTCAGCCTATCCTTTGGAAAACCTGTGAAGGAAGGTAAAGTGAGGTTTAGGCTGCTTCCCGCCAGACCTGCCTCAGGCATCCTGGGGTGACAGTGGGGGCTGCTTGGGGTTGAGGAGTCTCTTATTCAAGACCATCATTCAACTAGTGGCAGGTCAcggctttttttccctctgttcttccgAGGTTGACATCACAAACCTCCCTGGCACCCACAGTAAGGAATTGATGGGGGTCCTCAGCTTGTAATTCCTGTCTAGGTCTGAATGTTCAGGGGGAACTTTTCTATCCTGGCCGCCGTGGGGTCCTCGAGTCCTCATTAAGGGTCCTAACTTTGGATCTGTTCGGGGCCtggctcccccacccctttcAGTGAATGGTAGCCACGCCTCCAAACTAAGGATTTCATTCCCTGTAAATATGATATAATTAAATGTTGAGGGAGTTTCGACTTGATAGCCTGGCCCTGGTTCTTAAGGACTAAAACCAGAGGTGGAGTCAGATTTTTGGTTACTCTTTCTATTTAGTGGTGGGTAGTCCCTTGGTCCTTGCTTCCAACTTTGACCCTTTTTATGGCTTGAAATTGCTCCCTCCCTCACCCTTAGGCCTGCCCCTCATATCAAGGCCTGTACCACCCTGAAACCCCTAGAAGAAAAGGATCTCCTTACCTGACCATACCTGTCCTTGGTCTCCTAAGAAATTAACACTATCATGCTCCTACTATTAGGGGTACGTGGCCCCTTTTGTCCTCAGGGTATTCACTTCAGCCTCTGGAAACACCAAGAAAGCTTTCCACTGCTATCACTTTAGCCATACCCCTTATACCAAGTCTCTCACCTCTTTGTGACACCCTAGGGTGAAGTGACTATGTCACATTATGTCAACAATGCCCAGGTATCTGAGGATTTCCAGCAAAGGCAGGATTGTATATGAGTCTCAGTTCTGAGGGAAAAGGTTTCCCTAATTTGTGAGACTACTTCCTTTGCTTGCCTGAGGTCCCTTCCCGTACACCAAGGCCCTCACATTTCTGGCACTTTTCTGGCAGAGTCAGCCTGACCGCCTTGTCTGAGGCATGCCACGGTTGCAGGGGCAATCTCTGTGCCACCTCACTATTCTGGGGTCTGTGATCCCCACAGTCACCACCCAGGACTCTTCCCTTGATGCCTGGCAGTGCCTGAGATGCCTCCCTCTATTGTCCAAGGTCTCAAAGCCACAGACCCAGCCCATCACTCCCTTAGGTGCCAGAGACAAGTCTTGTATGGATGGAAGTTTCTGTAATTGTCCTGCACAACCACCCACCCCAACCCGCGGGTACACAGGCAGGATGTTATTTGTGAGGCTTCTGCTTCATGAGTGACCTCGGGAGCCTGGTTAGTTGACATTAGGTGGCCTCCAGGTCAGAACTGGTCTTCTGGTTGGGATGCCAAGAGCTATAAATTTTGCTTTACATACCCCCTGGCTTCAAGCCAggctgcctccccgcccccagaaTGAAATCCAGGAGGGGAGGCAACCACACCTAGCCTGGGCTCCTTGAAGCTATAAAGACATGATAACATAGGAACACAGCTCGTGCCACACTGCATGTGGGCAAGCAAATGTTTAACTTAAGACCCCATCATTTGCCCTATAAATACAGCCGTGATGGGGATGGTCAGTTGGAAGTCTCACCTGAGGGGAGGATGGTCTCCTCACACTTCTCCATCCAGACTCCAGTTTGGCTGACTCCGCAGGGCTTCCCCAGCTAGTGAGAGGCTGGATGTTGTAAGTGCCCGATTTGATGTAACTTTGGCTTATTCTCCTTTACTGCTTACTATTGCCCTCATCTATGCGTCGATTTCCCTTTTCATCtttctattagatttttataatatcaatAAGGTGTTTCTTCCCCTTCAAAAACAAGAGTAGGACAGCtgtgaatcttttctttacaGCAGGAGGGAAAGTCAGGGAATGCTGCATGAAGCTACTCCTGCCTGTGCCTTTCCAGGTATGTTATGAGGAttcagcttcttctttttttttaaagaagattttatgtatttattcatgagagatacagagagagagagagaggcagagagagaagcaggctccatgcagggagcccgatgcgggactcgatcccgggacttcaggatcatgctgtgggccgaaggcaggcactaaacagttgagccacccagggacccccgagGATTCAGGCTTCTTAAGGCCTTCTCTGATCCCCATAGGAGTTTGCCGCTAATATTCACTTAGGATCTTTACCTTGACTCCTAGCAGACCTTGGTTTTCCACTTTCTTTCAACTTAAGATCACCCATGTAGCCCTGAGAACCCTgaaaataagtgaagaaaatcTTGGCAGCTCTGCCTTGGCCTCCTAGGTCTCAGAGGAGTCACAGGCCAGTCTTCCCATGATTTTAGTTCTTATGTAGCCCTGAGAACCCTGAAGATCGGTGAAGGAATGCTTATCTTGGCAGCTCTGCCTTGGCCTCCGAGGTCTCAGAGGGGTCAGGCCAGGCTTCCCTTGATTCTAGTTATCGTGGGGTGTTTGCCTCCTTAGTCCTCATTCATCAGAATTTTCATATTGACTCCTGTCTCTTCTTTGAAAGGCTTCTGGGAAATACCTCATCCTTCCAAACTCTTGCTCTGCCTCCCTACTGCAAAGCTGGCAGCGAATGGGTTGATCGCCAGAGGTGATGTGAGATGAAGGAGCTAGAGGAAAGATGGGGGCCAGGGCAGGTGGCGTGCTGTCATAGAAAGCAAGctcatttcttcattctcttcaaGGACCTAGCCTCTTAACATAATTCCTCTTCTAACAAATTTACTTTCTGCAGTGAAGGGACTGAGTCACATGACACTGTGATTCCCTGATCATTTGGGGTTTACTGATACTTCCTTTGTTGATAATGTTGTTACTGAATATTGTCTCTTTCTCTATTCATTCTACACaccttgatttttctatttttattgcttaTTCCTCAGGCTATGTATTCCAGAACCATACTGTGGTATGAAGTTGTGCTTTTTAACACCTGAAGTACATTTTGGAATAGTGAGCAGAAAAATGAAGTAAGTGACACAGGTGTGCCTCGGGCTGGGAGGAGCAGTGTGGGCTCTAGAGGAATTCAGAACCAGGGTCTAGGCCAGGACAGTCACTTGCCAGCCTTGAATTTGAGactattctaaataatttatctCCAAAGTGACTCTGATAATATTTATCATATAGGACCATAGAAATATATGTGATGATGTATTTAACATCTAGCACAGTATTAGGCAAAGttcaatgctttttaaaaaaattttttttaaagattttatttatttgagagaaagagagcacgagcaggaagagggtcagagggagaaggaaaagcagactcccagctgagcagggagcctgatgaagggctcaatcccatgaccctgagatcacgacctgagctgaagttggatgcttaaccagctgagccacctaggtaccccctAAGTTTggtaccttgttttttttttttttaataaagattttatatatttattcatgggagacacagagagaggcagatacagaagcaggctgcctgtgggaagcctgatgtgggactcaatcccaggaccttgggatcattaCCCATGCTAAAGACAGaaactcagccactgagccacccaggtgccccaagtttggTACTTTTAATGAATGGAAGTTATTACTGATGATTTTGACCCCACATAATAACACTGTTTCCTCACATAATTTTATATCGAGCCTGTATCAAAGAATATAcaacttcagggatccctgggtggtgcagtggtttagcgcctgcctttggcccagggcgcgatcctggagacccgggatcaagtcccatgtcgggctcccggtgcatggagcctgcttctccctctgcctgtatctctgcctctctctctctctctgtgtgactattataaataaataaaaatgaaaaaaaaaacttaaaaaaaaaagaatatacaactTCAAACAATAGAAATCCAAATCCACTGAAATGCTGCTGGGCAAATAAAATGCAGTAGTATTTCTCCACTAGACCATCTGTTTTTTAATATGGGTATGGGGTTGTCTTCTCCAGTTGTATGCAACTAAAAGTTCCTATTTGTGTCAAGGTCAAACAACTTCCCTCCTGGGTCCATTTTCATCCAAACCACCccctattttcattcattttattactaCCAAAATTCGAGCTCTCCCTTAAGAGTTTGACAAATTATACTCAAAATAACTTAGTTAAAATGCCCTTTTAATGGAGTGAGCTCTTACTTATCCTGCAAAAAGTGGTAAAGTCCAGGTGCTTCTTGGAATCTCActtaaatggaatattaccctTAATACTCGGAAACTCGCTGGACATTCTATGCCTCAAAAACCTTATTTGTGTACTGCTACCTGCACTGGGGCAAGCATATAGGACTCCTTCCatccagccttcagcccaggactgTCACTGGTTTTCCCAAAATTCCAAAGTAACTGTGAAAATCTACTTTCCTTTCTAGACCTAGTCTCTCAACTCAGAACCACCGACTAACGACCTGGTCCCTCCCAGTCCACCAATTCTACCCAGCCCATTGCACAGCCTGGCTTGAAATGACCTCCCCCCAAGGGACTGGCAT contains the following coding sequences:
- the LOC144307769 gene encoding melanoma-associated antigen B5-like, whose product is MPRGQKSKHRTRTRTHTREKRHQSHGDSQSNEGVQSPEAQEESPISSSPALEGNTQSLSAPESTSTFQESCGASSTTIITSDISGTRSDEGENSQDEENLYFSEPLPSSESECLDILTMKVSLLEQFLLYRYKMKQPIMKEDILNIIGQNYKDHYSEILKQACEHIEIIFAVDLKEIDSTGHSYDLVSKVKLPNNGRVRAGRGLPKTGLLMTVLGVIFMKGNCAAEEDIWKFLGMMRVYAGRKHFIYGEPRKLITKDLVRLQYLEYRQVSNSDPPRYELLWGPKAQAETSKMQVLEFLAKVSDTVPSAFSTRYEEALRDEEERVQARRSARHYCYSQYVL